ctaaaataaataacttttaaatataattatcttaattcgtgaattttatattagattaacatttacaaatatattttttaaaactaaaattaataaaaaaatgaaaaagcataataagttgagaaaaagtacgtcgttgctaacattcaacttataagttataaattcagcttataagttgggtcgacaaacagtCGTCGATAAGCTGTTACGGGTTTATAAGTCATAAGTTTACTTATAAGTTGTAGACAAACAGGCCCTTAATCAGTCATGTTAGACCCTAAAAAGAAGTGCGTGTAAATCAGTTGAAAGAACGTTATATAATTAACATTTCTTTCCCGAAATATTTATATTGTTTTCCATGTGTGTAAGTTAATGGGATGGATTATCATAGTTTTGTAGTTCGTTAGCCAAGTTCAGTTTTTTGCATTCTATTCTGGATCCATAAGATGTGGGAAGCTATACCTGCGTTTTTCTCTGTTAAAGGCTTACTTTTTCACTATCTGTTATTGTTTTTGAGAAATTTACGAGTTTAGTAGTAAAGCTGCAGAAGTTGTTTAGCAAAAAAAAAGGTGCAAAGTTATTTAGCAAAACAAAAAGGAGTGCACCAGCCACAACTTGTTTGTTATCATCTATAGGTTTTACTGCACCGAGCAGGTGATGAAGCTACTTTTAAAGTTCATACTTCATACAATCCTTGATAACAAATGCTAATTGTTAGTTGCATTGAACTTGCATGTGATAGTGAATATGTGGTGAATGTGTGCATTTAATATATGGTTATTATCTTTTAGATTGAGGTTCCTGTTATGTGGAGGAGAAGAAATGATAGACTTGATTAAAATTAAGGACTAATAAACTCGAAAACCCAAATTATAGGCATTTCAACTTCTAGTTAGAATTGACGTTCCACCACTTATGCAGTTATGCTCATATAATTAGTGATTTGATGTGGTTCAACTACATTTTAAGTACTCTTTGGGGTCCATCTTCTTTGTTAGGACAGGAAATGTAGTTAATACCACAAACTATTTAGTTTAATGACTGATTGTGAAGTACTAATCTCTTAATGCTCACCATTTAATAAGTACTTGGCAACTAAAAATTGTGAAAATTCAGCAAATAATGCAGTAGGCTCTACAACTTGGTAAATCTTAGATGACACCCTTTTGATTTAGAATGCAATAACTGAGGTTTCTGACATGGAATATGGGTCTTCTTTGATCACTCATTGACCCCATCCAGTTATAGCACAAATGTGAAATCTTTATTCAATTCATATGATAATACATTATCTACAAATAACAATGGAGAAAGTCTGTGTTTATTAGCTACAGACAAATGGAGAAGAGTAGACACAACCCACTTAAGCTCACCTCAAACTGTTTATCCTAGAAACCTGTGCTAACAAATATCATTATATGTTACTCGCGCTGTTGCAAATACCATTGAATCTAAACTTCATATCTGGTGGAAGACTAGATCTTCCGAAAGAGATGTCATTGGATAACTCATGTAATCATCTGAGCAATGAGGCTGTACTTGCCATCGATTTGGTTCCGGTGATTCCTCAGATTTGATTCCGCTGAACTGGAACAATGACTCCAAACTGTTATTGGTATCCCATGATAAAGTACCATTATTTCCCACCATTTTGTCCAACTCAAATCCCGCATTTGCAGTACTTGTTACATTTGAGCTATTGCTTGAACATTCTTTCACTTCATTAAACAGTAATGAATTCAATGTGGAAGCAGAATTTGCAGAAAATTCCGCTTCTGCAATACCTTGAATATCATAATTTGTTAAATCTGGCATTGAAGAGAACCCAAAGTTCGGTTTGGCTTCGAACTGGTCGTGGTCATACAATGTTTGATACTGCTGAAATCGTGGAATTACGTTGGAATTGTATCCATTTGGGTTAATTCTTTCCTGGAACTCGAGTAAGAATACAGTGTCAAAGTTGGGCGTGCTGTGCAGAGTGTTCGCTAAACTGTTTGCTACTCTTACATTGCCACTACTGTTGTAACATGCTTTGTTGACATTAAAAGGTTTCTCTGTTTCAGTTGCAGTTTCAACAGGATGTGCTTGCGATGATTGCAGCAAAGAAGCCTCATTTGGGGTTCTGATTTCTGATTCAGCTAATGGCTTATGGGTGCTGGGATCAATACCTTGCTTCATCAGCTTCTTCTTTAAACAAGAGTTCCAAAAGTTCTTTATCTCATTATCTGTTCTTCCAGGTAACTGTGCTGCAATTTGAGCCCACCTgtcattttgatttcaaaatactatCATTAGTAAATAGCAGTATTCATAAATCCACTGATAGTTCAAATGTTGATTCTTAGATATTGAAATATGAGTAGTAAAAGTAATGGCTGCATAGTGCATTGGCAGACTTGTGTACGAGCGGGATGTACGGGGTATATGTATGTTTGGGTTGAGTAGTGTACCTGTTTCCGAGAAGTTGATGGAGACTAAGTATGAGATCCTCCTCTTTCTGGGAAAACATTCCTCTCTTCAAGTCAGGCCTCAAGTAATTTATCCACCTCAGTCTGCAACTCTTTCCACACCTCTGCAAACCTGCATAAACAATGCATTAGCAAAATAACACACATAAACATCCCCTGTACTACTTGTAGAGAATGAAATGGGAGTGAAATTCACCAGCTAATTTAGGAACAGAGCTCCAGCAACCGACACCGAAATGAGCAATGTGGTTGAACAATTTCTCATCCTCATCTGGTGACCATAAACCTTTCCTCAACTTTTGCTTTGCACAACAAGAGTGTCTCCCCATTATCAAAGAGTTGCTTAGAAAGAACACTACTAGCTTGTGTTTGCCAAGTTGTTACACAGTTATGTACTTGTGATAGCTCCAGTGGTTGAGGTAATAGTTTCTGTAGGCCTCAAGTAGTAGCAGGGATGAACTTAATTCTTACAATTCAAGttaacagagagagagagagagagcaatCAAGTGGATTTTACGCAAATCTGGTGATGCTTTTGGATTGGAATGAATTGAGTTTAAAGATATGTATATCTTACAAAGAAAATCGAAGGTTTGGTCACCTCTAGGGAAGAAAACACTTAGTACATTTGTCATTCTTATTACAAACTACACCATGTATATATACTCTTAATTTTTCGCCAGAGtataaatacaataattataCTTATAAAATAACATTATGATTTGTGTAATAATACAAACTTAATTGATATACTAGATGATATGGGGCTAAACTGTCCCAACCAAATAATGGAGCTTCTATTTTGGTCAATGTCGTACCTAATGGCTAATGCAACTCTGAGAATCTCAGACTCAGAGACAATTGCTCAACTCCACTTTATGTAAATTACATAAGAGTAggatttggtaaaattttggaTATTATTAACACCAAAATTTGGAtactttctccatttcttttcATTGTTATATTTGTCTTTTGGTTAGTTAAATTGATCAAAATTTGAAtgaaatttattaaaattttagagttaaataaaataaaaaattatattactGTAAAGTATATTTAAtctattttaatatataatttacagttttttaaataatatattattatttttaatattttatctaaaattgATCAATTCAACTGATAAAAAAAAGTGACGACTAAATAGAAAGCATAATTTAGTGTTTTTTACTATCATTTGGATGAAAACCTGGAGAGCATAAAAAAGAAATTTGTTCTTAATGGATAAAAATTTCCGCGTACCAACAGCAAATAAAAGGATAATTTGTTTGCGTAAGAGCTGTATTGTATTGCTCTAACTCTAAGGATTAATATGTTAAAAAAATCAACCGACAGCAGCGTTGTCGAAACTTGTAGGTTCCACGTACGAAATTAAAAATTTGACTACCAGGGAAATCTTTTGAAAACATTAATTAAAGTAGCGGATACTTTATGAAATCATTCCGCAACACTTCTCACTTCTTATCCCGCAAAATTCCGCTTactattataattatattttttccCCATTTCcactataaaataataaattttgaaatttactATTAATTTCAGTTTCGATTTTCATTTTATagtatatattttaaaattttataactCTACGAAAATAAATGTAAATATGTATTCAAAATTAATTGTTCAACTTTTTTTagtaaaattataaaatattggcAATATTACTATAATGAAAATTGAAACTAAAATTATTAGTagtatttgaaaattttaaattttctattttgtattaaaatttaattattaatattattaaaaaaataatttattttaaatattttttactGAAATTCCGATTTGCTTTACCAAATTTCTGTTACATATCTATTTTTAAACGAAAATTGAGGGGTACAAATTATAATTATCTCTTCTTGTTAACTCGTGGTGCAATGTATATATTGTGTAACCATAATCTTGGCGAAGATAATTGTTATATAATACTTACTAAAAATTTCCCATATTTATATTCTTTTGAGGCATAATCAAGAGTTATCTCAAAATTTCATCAGAATTTGTCATCCATCACTATAATATGTCCAATATTTATATTAAATGTATCAAGACTAGTATTTACCTTAACTACAAGTTATCTACAAATCACTCATACATCTTAATTACGTCAAACTTTTGACTTCTCTTAAAAGGAGCTACAGAAATACCGATACTATACAGGTACAACAGTCATTAATCCGTGATTTCTGATGATGCATTAAATAAGTTTACAGCAAGTCAGATTGTTAGTTAGTTAGATAAGTATTAGAGTTTTGTTTAATGTTAACTTAGTTAACTCGATAACCTTTGACTTATCTTTTCAAAACAAACTCTATTTTGGATAAACCTAATCTATTTCAATAACCAATCTTTATCAGGTTTATCTCTTTCAAGAAACATACTAACGGATTACTGGtttatactcattcaaatatttcaaacctAATCTTATCTTTTATTATCTTCAAAAGAGTTTGATATACAATCTATCCGTTACATTTTTTCTATATATAACCGACTTGATGTTTTCCAGAAACAACACAACTCTCTGCACTTTCCATCTTACTCTTTTATGAGAAAAACACTCTCTTGATTACATACATTGCTTATCCAGTTAATTAAGAGATATAGTCGAGTTGTAATCTTTCACATTCTATTCTTTGTACTCGAAAGGTGTATtgtatcacttgtcccgggttgtaGGAGGTTGATTACAAGATCAAGGCCAAGTAGCTGCGTGCTAGGGAAACATTTCTTTCAAGTGGGCcaagtttgtaatcaaggaaagtttgtaagtactttgttttaagtggatataatatattctctatgctagttggcatggggacttggatgtaggccatagactaggtataggggccgaaccaagtgaaaaactcttggtgttcttgaattattttatttcagCATTGCACGTTTCAGTTTCTGCAATTTACATTCTGCTGTCAAATAGGGTCTGTCTCATTTAGATTCAGTCTGTCTCATTTGCAatagagactgtcccatttgtaAACAGTCGTACTTTAACTGTAATTCGATTGTGCCTacgaatttcatttggtatcagagcaggtgtATTTAACCTGTCTTTTAGTGACTgttttgctagcgatccatggcgCAATCAGAACGTGTGTCAATTAATATCCCTCCTCTCTTAATTGGAGCTGAAAATTACAATGACTGGAAATTTCGAATGAAGATCTTTCTTCAGCGAGATGCTTATGAATGTGATGCTGTTGAGAATGGCATAACTATTCCCATGAAAGAGGGAAAGCCAAAGCCTCTAAAGGATCTGTCTCCTGAAGAAGTCAATGCTTTGAACTACAATGCTAAAGCCATGAATGCCCTTCTAAGTGGAATGGCTGCAACAGAACTACGCAAAGTTTCTGCATGTACTACACCTAAACAAATCTGGGATACTATCCAAGTTAGCCACGAAGGAACATCTAAGGTACGTGAAGTGAAACTTAGTATGCTAATAAGTGATCATGAAGCTTTCAGGTTGGAACGAGATGAAAGTGTCAAAGATGCTCAAGGAAGGTTTTTGACCTTGATGAATTCTATCTCACTACTCGACAAGATCATTCCTCAAGCTGAAATCAACAGAAAAATCCTCAGAGGTATGCCTAAGAAGTTCTCCTCAAAGGTCACCATCCTTCAGGATTCTCCATCCATATCAACTATGGAAACTCTCACTTTATTCAGTGAATTAGAGGAATTCGAGAACCAGATACatagatatgatgaagaagatgaagcccCCAGGAAAAAGACTTTAGCTCTTAATGCAAATGCAGGTGATTCCTCTGAAGATTCTGATGAGGAGATTGCACTTCTCAATAAGAAGTTCCATAAATTTCTGGCCAAAAAGATTGCATCTAAACGACCCATGAAGTCTTCATTTCCAAAGAAAGAATTCAAACCTAATTCAAgcaaggaaagcaaaaataatcaaaacaagGATGCATGctttgagtgtggaaagaaaggtcATTTCAAGAAGGACTGCTACAAGCTCAAAGCCAAAAAGAAAGCTTTACTCACATGGAGTGATGATGATTCTGAAGTGGAGATTGACTCAGACGATGAATTAGCTCAAATATGCTTTGCTGGACTTGAATATGACTCTAGTGACAATGATGAGGTACTgttcaaattaaaaaaaattcatatatatctcAGGATGTACTAACCTTGTAAACTCAAAATAGAAAGTTAAAATAAAAGAATGCTTATCTTAAACAAGCATTGAGTGAGGTTCTTAATAAGGTTGATGATTCCACCAAAGATGAATCCTTAGTAGAAGAAAACAAGCTATTATCTGAGAAGGTCTCTAAGCTGAAAGAAGAAGTCAACTACCTCAAGAATGAGATCGAGATGAAAGATGCATGTCTTGATGCATTAAAGAAGGAAACTTTTTCTGCCTAATCAAATGCACCTTCTGATTCTATAGTTCCTGAACTCGAGCAAAAGGTTGCCTAGCTGGAAACTGATCTAGCCAAATGTTTCCATGGAGAAGGAACCCTGAATGCCTTACTTGCCAAACAGAAATCTTCTCTTGACAAAGAAGGTTTGAGGTATGGATCAGCCAAGAAGAAAGTCCAAAGTGGCTACAAAAGAACTCCTATGAAATACAAGATGCCTTATGAAAAATGTCAAGACTGTGGCAAATCTGGTCACACTAATTCTGCATCTCGGTTATGTGGTATAAAGGGCCACGATCCTAACTCTGTAACTAGATCTAAATCTGTGCATAAATTTGTTAATATTGTTCGAATGTGGATTAAGAAATCTGACAGGCATTTATATAAGATTTATGATACTAACATTCAAGGACCCAAAGTCATgtgggtacctaagagataaagGATCTTTTGCAGGTATGCTTTAAAGTCCATGTTCCTCGAAACAAGTGGATTATTGATAGCGGTTGCTCTCGTCACATGATTGGAGATAAATCAAAGTTTCTCTCATTAATCGCTAAAGAGGGaggcttagttactcttggagattccAATACCGTACGTATTGTAGGTAAAGGTACCATTGGTAACGACAAGTTTGCTATTAATaatgttcgtttagttgatggtCTAAAGTATAATCTTATTAGTGTAATTCAGTTAACTGATGTTGGTCATAGTGTTAagtttgataaagatgtttaTTATATTGGTAATAAAGCTAACGAGTTTGCATTAGTAGCCAAAAGAAAGGGAAACATCTttgtgttagattttgatgaGCAGCAAGAAGAAATCTGCCTAGCTAATGTTCAAGAACAACAGAATCTGTGGCATAGGCGTCTTGGTCATGTTCATATGGATCTACTTCGAAAGATATCTTCACATGAGTTAGTTCGAGGTTTACCAAAGCTAAAATACAAGAAGTCAGAACCATGTTCAGCTTGCCAGCTTGAaaaacaggtgaaaacttcctttactgttaagaataaagtatcaacttctgtTCCTTTGCAGTTGTTACATCTAGATCTCTTTGGTCCAGAAAGATATGTAAGTttgggaggtaagaattatgctttCGTTATAGTAGATGATTACTCTCACTTTACTTGGGTGTTATTCTTGCGTACTAAAGATGAAGCTTTTAGTGAATTCAaagatcttattactaaccttgagactaagtattctttaaagctcaagactattcgtagtgatcGTGGAGGAGAATTCGAGAAAGATTTCATAACTTTCTGTAAAACTAGAGGCATTACTCATGAATTTTCTGCCCCACgtactcctcaacaaaatggagttgttgaacgcAAGAACAGAACTCTACAGGAAACTGCTCGTACTCTTCTTCATGAAAGTAATCTGCCACGTAAATTCTGGGCAGAAGCGGTAAACACTTCCTGTTATGTGTTAAATAGAGTgcttattcg
This sequence is a window from Apium graveolens cultivar Ventura chromosome 9, ASM990537v1, whole genome shotgun sequence. Protein-coding genes within it:
- the LOC141687282 gene encoding uncharacterized protein LOC141687282, with the translated sequence MGRHSCCAKQKLRKGLWSPDEDEKLFNHIAHFGVGCWSSVPKLAGLQRCGKSCRLRWINYLRPDLKRGMFSQKEEDLILSLHQLLGNRWAQIAAQLPGRTDNEIKNFWNSCLKKKLMKQGIDPSTHKPLAESEIRTPNEASLLQSSQAHPVETATETEKPFNVNKACYNSSGNVRVANSLANTLHSTPNFDTVFLLEFQERINPNGYNSNVIPRFQQYQTLYDHDQFEAKPNFGFSSMPDLTNYDIQGIAEAEFSANSASTLNSLLFNEVKECSSNSSNVTSTANAGFELDKMVGNNGTLSWDTNNSLESLFQFSGIKSEESPEPNRWQVQPHCSDDYMSYPMTSLSEDLVFHQI
- the LOC141685153 gene encoding uncharacterized protein LOC141685153, which codes for MAQSERVSINIPPLLIGAENYNDWKFRMKIFLQRDAYECDAVENGITIPMKEGKPKPLKDLSPEEVNALNYNAKAMNALLSGMAATELRKVSACTTPKQIWDTIQVSHEGTSKVREVKLSMLISDHEAFRLERDESVKDAQGRFLTLMNSISLLDKIIPQAEINRKILRGMPKKFSSKVTILQDSPSISTMETLTLFSELEEFENQIHRYDEEDEAPRKKTLALNANAGDSSEDSDEEIALLNKKFHKFLAKKIASKRPMKSSFPKKEFKPNSSKESKNNQNKDACFECGKKGHFKKDCYKLKAKKKALLTWSDDDSEVEIDSDDELAQICFAGLEYDSSDNDEVCFKVHVPRNKWIIDSGCSRHMIGDKSKFLSLIAKEGGLVTLGDSNTVRIVGKGTIGNDKFAINNVRLVDGLKYNLISVIQLTDVGHSVKFDKDVYYIGNKANEFALVAKRKGNIFVLDFDEQQEEICLANVQEQQNLWHRRLGHVHMDLLRKISSHELVRGLPKLKYKKSEPCSACQLEKQLLHLDLFGPERYLKTIRSDRGGEFEKDFITFCKTRGITHEFSAPRTPQQNGVVERKNRTLQETARTLLHESNLPRKFWAEASTEGIFLGYSTTSKAYRVYNSIKHKFEESIDITLNDSALKISQIEEDVDDQSSHSQMRQSQSQKGQVSQEKSDCPRTPDSSNSSGNSQDSPQTSDQWSNDSFTSQQGNSIQ